Proteins encoded within one genomic window of Prochlorococcus marinus str. MIT 9515:
- the scpB gene encoding SMC-Scp complex subunit ScpB: MVTRVEAVLYLKGRPISKKNLSEITNTDINSIDNALKELKEKYSNSKSAIELNEVNNTFCLELKSTLNEYVEDLLPSELRTSELRTLATIAIKKKILQSDLIVLRGSGAYEHIKELINKKFIIKRKQKDGRSYWLSLSEKFFQTFAVSNEYLSQIGGNKK; the protein is encoded by the coding sequence TTGGTTACCAGAGTTGAGGCTGTTCTTTATCTTAAAGGGAGGCCTATATCAAAAAAGAATCTTTCAGAAATTACTAATACAGATATAAATTCAATTGACAATGCATTAAAAGAATTAAAAGAAAAATATTCAAACTCAAAATCAGCAATTGAATTAAATGAAGTTAATAATACGTTTTGTCTAGAATTAAAATCAACACTCAATGAATATGTAGAAGATTTATTACCATCAGAATTAAGGACATCAGAATTAAGGACATTGGCAACAATTGCAATTAAGAAAAAAATATTGCAATCAGATCTAATAGTTTTAAGAGGATCAGGCGCTTATGAACATATAAAGGAATTAATAAATAAAAAATTCATTATTAAACGTAAACAAAAAGATGGAAGATCGTATTGGTTATCATTATCTGAAAAGTTTTTTCAAACTTTTGCTGTCAGCAATGAATATTTATCGCAAATAGGCGGCAATAAAAAGTAA
- a CDS encoding nucleoside triphosphate pyrophosphohydrolase family protein: protein MDFKTYQKKARLTAQYPNLGSNNIYPTLGLVGEAGEVAEKVKKVIRDKKGIFDAESKNGIKKELGDVLWYLSNLCNEFDFNLEDVALQNLEKLKSRAAKGRISGSGDDR, encoded by the coding sequence ATGGATTTCAAAACTTATCAGAAAAAAGCTCGATTGACAGCTCAATATCCAAATCTAGGATCAAACAATATATATCCAACCCTTGGTTTAGTTGGCGAAGCTGGTGAAGTTGCAGAAAAAGTCAAAAAGGTAATTAGAGATAAAAAAGGAATATTTGATGCAGAATCCAAAAATGGTATAAAAAAAGAGCTGGGTGATGTTTTATGGTATTTATCTAATCTTTGCAATGAGTTTGATTTTAACTTAGAAGATGTTGCCTTACAAAATTTAGAAAAATTAAAATCAAGAGCGGCTAAAGGTAGAATATCTGGGTCAGGAGATGATCGTTGA
- a CDS encoding DUF3593 domain-containing protein, whose translation MNDFFLRFIDFLSKFDNTALFAASIIPYSIFLYFLYKIKSINKLIKTGFSLTVLFVFITIVISIYSLSYLNLTLVEVDVLHGSAEFFLTLSDAVILVGFIKMFKVIR comes from the coding sequence ATGAATGATTTTTTTTTAAGATTTATAGATTTCTTGTCAAAATTTGATAATACAGCTTTGTTTGCAGCATCAATAATCCCATATTCAATTTTTTTATATTTTCTGTATAAAATAAAATCGATTAACAAACTAATCAAAACTGGATTTTCATTAACTGTGTTGTTTGTATTTATAACTATTGTAATTTCTATATATTCATTAAGTTATTTGAATTTAACGCTTGTGGAAGTTGACGTACTTCATGGCTCAGCTGAATTTTTTTTAACGTTAAGTGATGCAGTGATTTTAGTAGGATTTATAAAAATGTTTAAAGTCATTAGATAA
- the ilvA gene encoding threonine ammonia-lyase, biosynthetic — translation MEDYFKKILQAQVYEVAKKTPLEKANNLSKALKNNIFLKREDLQDVFSFKIRGAFNKMRQLTPSQLTNGVITSSAGNHAQGVALSALKLNCSATILMPITTPLVKVNAVRNLKAKVILFGDNYDEAYKEAIRISEENNLCFIHPFDDTDVIAGQGTIAIELEQQLQDPPEAIYIAVGGGGLIAGISIYIKKIWPKVQIIGVEPEDAAAMSKSLKRLEIIELSSVGQFADGVAVKKVGEKTFEIGKTHIDKMITVNTDEICSAIKDVFEDTRSILEPAGALSIAGMKKDIYESNYINKNMIAIACGANMNFERLRFVAERAALGEYKESMFAVEIPEKAGSLIDFCSLLNTRNLTEFSYRMSNSINAQIFVGIEVNGVNDKEKLLNEFRKSNYPFIDISKDELSKNHLRHMVGGRLPQKFTKLDNSKHIELLYRFEFPERPGALINFLKKMKTNWTISIFHYRNHGSDVGKIVIGVLIDNAEINYWNKFVEFLGYKYWDETNNPTYKLFLGASE, via the coding sequence ATGGAAGATTATTTTAAAAAAATACTTCAGGCTCAAGTCTATGAAGTTGCTAAAAAAACACCTTTAGAAAAAGCAAATAATTTAAGTAAAGCACTTAAAAATAATATTTTTTTGAAAAGAGAGGATCTTCAAGATGTATTTTCTTTCAAAATAAGAGGAGCTTTTAATAAAATGAGGCAACTAACTCCATCACAACTTACAAATGGAGTCATAACATCAAGTGCTGGTAATCATGCGCAAGGGGTTGCATTAAGTGCGTTAAAATTAAATTGTAGTGCAACAATATTGATGCCTATAACAACACCTTTAGTAAAAGTAAATGCTGTTAGAAATTTAAAAGCAAAGGTAATCTTATTCGGCGACAATTATGATGAAGCATATAAAGAAGCCATACGTATTAGTGAAGAGAATAATTTATGTTTTATTCATCCATTTGATGATACGGATGTAATAGCTGGTCAAGGTACTATCGCTATTGAATTAGAACAACAACTACAAGATCCACCAGAAGCAATTTACATCGCTGTGGGGGGAGGAGGACTGATAGCTGGTATTTCAATATATATAAAGAAGATTTGGCCTAAAGTACAAATAATTGGTGTAGAGCCTGAAGATGCTGCTGCAATGTCTAAATCCTTAAAAAGGCTTGAAATAATAGAATTATCTTCAGTTGGTCAGTTTGCTGATGGTGTAGCAGTAAAAAAGGTTGGAGAAAAAACCTTTGAAATTGGCAAAACACATATAGACAAAATGATAACTGTAAATACCGATGAAATTTGTTCCGCTATTAAGGATGTTTTCGAAGATACAAGATCAATCTTAGAGCCAGCTGGTGCTTTATCCATTGCTGGCATGAAAAAAGATATATATGAATCCAATTACATAAATAAAAATATGATTGCTATTGCCTGTGGAGCAAATATGAATTTTGAAAGGCTTAGATTTGTTGCGGAAAGAGCAGCACTTGGTGAGTACAAAGAATCAATGTTTGCAGTTGAAATACCAGAAAAGGCAGGTAGTTTAATTGATTTCTGTAGTTTGTTAAATACTAGAAATTTAACTGAATTTAGTTATAGGATGTCCAACTCAATAAATGCTCAGATTTTTGTAGGCATAGAGGTTAATGGAGTAAATGACAAAGAAAAACTTTTAAATGAATTCAGGAAATCAAATTATCCTTTTATAGATATCAGTAAAGATGAATTATCTAAAAACCATTTAAGACATATGGTAGGTGGGCGACTACCCCAAAAATTTACAAAATTAGACAATTCAAAACATATCGAATTGTTATATAGATTTGAGTTTCCAGAAAGACCGGGAGCATTAATAAATTTTCTAAAAAAAATGAAAACAAATTGGACAATCAGCATATTTCACTATAGAAATCATGGATCTGATGTAGGAAAAATTGTTATAGGAGTGTTAATAGATAATGCTGAAATTAATTACTGGAATAAATTTGTTGAATTTTTAGGATATAAATATTGGGATGAAACTAATAATCCAACATATAAATTGTTCCTTGGTGCATCAGAATAA
- the psaK gene encoding photosystem I reaction center subunit PsaK: MLTTLFAAASAPATFEWSPKCAVVMIACNILAYAIARATIRKPTDGFMMPNARFFGGLSHGAFVGANCLGHLLGVGSILGLASRGVL; the protein is encoded by the coding sequence ATGCTTACAACATTATTTGCCGCGGCATCTGCTCCAGCAACCTTTGAATGGTCTCCAAAATGTGCTGTAGTGATGATTGCATGTAATATATTGGCTTATGCAATAGCGAGAGCAACAATAAGAAAACCAACAGACGGTTTTATGATGCCTAATGCTAGATTTTTCGGAGGATTAAGTCATGGTGCTTTTGTAGGAGCTAATTGTTTAGGTCATTTATTAGGAGTGGGTTCCATATTGGGTCTTGCTTCAAGAGGAGTTTTGTAA
- a CDS encoding DUF2499 domain-containing protein: protein MHELSFGTWLIHISSVIEWIFSIFIIYKISTFKNFNIYYWLSLAMIPNLIGAMCAITWHIFDNQTALYGLVTLQGIFTFIGNSTLAIAAFAIYKYEESYL from the coding sequence TTGCACGAACTCTCCTTTGGCACATGGTTAATTCATATTAGTTCAGTAATAGAATGGATATTTTCAATTTTTATAATTTATAAAATAAGTACGTTTAAAAATTTTAACATTTATTACTGGTTAAGTCTTGCAATGATTCCCAATTTAATAGGAGCTATGTGTGCAATAACATGGCATATTTTCGATAATCAAACAGCACTATATGGGTTAGTTACACTTCAAGGAATATTTACTTTTATAGGAAACTCAACATTAGCGATAGCTGCATTTGCTATTTATAAATATGAGGAATCTTATTTATGA
- the dxs gene encoding 1-deoxy-D-xylulose-5-phosphate synthase, whose protein sequence is MLLSELSHPNQLHGLTVSQLEEIACQIRERHLQVVSTSGGHLGPGLGVVELTLALYQTLDLDFDKVVWDVGHQAYPHKLVTGRFNEFDSLRQQKGIAGYLKRSESIFDHFGAGHASTSISAALGMAIARDAKGENHKCVAVIGDGALTGGMALEAINHAGTLPETPFLVILNDNDMSISPPVGALSTYLNKVRLSPPLQFLSNSVQESVKNIPLIGKDLPEELKTIKGSVRRLAVPKVGAVFEELGFTYMGPIQGHDISNLINTFNAAHRLKKPVLVHVVTTKGKGYPYAEADQVGYHAQSSFNLTTGKSIPSSKPKPVSYSKIFGQTLLKICEQDSKVIGITAAMATGTGLDLLQKNIPEQYIDVGIAEQHAVTLAAGMSCDGLKPVVAIYSTFLQRAFDQLIHDVGIQNLPVSFVLDRAGIVGADGPTHQGQYDISYMRSIPNFVLMAPKDEAELQRMLITSINHKGPTALRIPRGSGRGVAVMDEGWEPLNIGEGEILEDGEDILIVAYGSMVSSAIETSKLLKDKNISPCVINARFVRPLDKDLILPLANKIKKVVTMEEGTLIGGFGSAIVELLNDNDINIPVFRIGIPDVLVDHASPDQSKTQLGLMPNQMSENIINRFNLIKNF, encoded by the coding sequence ATGCTTTTAAGTGAGTTAAGCCATCCAAATCAATTACATGGCTTAACGGTATCACAATTAGAAGAAATTGCCTGTCAGATAAGAGAAAGACATTTGCAGGTAGTTTCAACAAGTGGAGGTCATTTAGGTCCTGGACTAGGCGTAGTTGAATTAACACTTGCTTTATATCAAACATTAGATCTTGATTTCGACAAAGTTGTTTGGGATGTTGGTCATCAAGCTTATCCACATAAATTAGTTACTGGACGTTTTAATGAATTCGATTCTTTACGTCAACAAAAAGGCATAGCAGGTTATCTAAAACGCTCTGAAAGTATTTTCGACCATTTTGGAGCAGGTCATGCAAGTACCTCTATTTCAGCAGCTTTGGGAATGGCAATTGCAAGAGATGCTAAAGGTGAAAATCATAAATGCGTTGCTGTTATAGGAGATGGAGCACTAACAGGTGGAATGGCTTTAGAAGCTATAAATCATGCAGGGACCTTACCAGAGACTCCTTTTTTAGTAATACTTAACGATAATGACATGTCTATCTCTCCACCTGTTGGAGCCCTTTCTACCTATCTAAATAAAGTTAGATTAAGTCCTCCTTTACAATTTTTATCAAATAGTGTTCAAGAAAGTGTTAAAAATATTCCGCTTATAGGCAAGGATCTACCTGAAGAATTAAAAACTATAAAAGGAAGCGTGAGAAGATTAGCTGTTCCTAAAGTTGGTGCAGTTTTTGAAGAACTTGGTTTTACATATATGGGTCCAATTCAAGGTCATGATATTTCTAATCTTATTAATACTTTTAATGCTGCTCATAGACTTAAAAAACCTGTACTTGTTCACGTGGTTACAACTAAAGGAAAGGGATATCCATACGCTGAAGCGGATCAAGTAGGTTATCATGCTCAGTCATCCTTCAATTTAACAACTGGAAAATCTATCCCATCAAGTAAACCTAAACCAGTTAGTTATAGTAAAATATTTGGCCAAACTCTTTTGAAAATTTGTGAACAAGACAGTAAAGTAATTGGTATCACAGCTGCTATGGCTACAGGAACAGGCCTTGATTTGTTACAGAAGAATATTCCTGAACAATATATAGATGTTGGTATAGCAGAACAACATGCTGTTACTCTTGCTGCAGGCATGTCATGCGATGGTCTAAAACCTGTAGTTGCTATTTACAGCACCTTCCTACAACGTGCTTTTGATCAATTAATTCATGATGTTGGTATTCAAAATTTGCCAGTCTCTTTTGTTCTTGACCGGGCGGGTATCGTAGGTGCTGATGGTCCTACACACCAAGGTCAGTACGATATTAGCTATATGAGATCAATTCCAAATTTTGTCTTGATGGCACCAAAGGATGAAGCCGAATTGCAGAGAATGTTAATTACTTCAATTAATCATAAAGGTCCTACTGCATTACGTATCCCTAGAGGTTCAGGGCGTGGTGTTGCAGTTATGGATGAAGGATGGGAACCTTTAAATATTGGTGAAGGCGAAATATTAGAAGATGGGGAGGATATTCTTATAGTTGCTTATGGATCTATGGTTTCCTCAGCTATTGAAACATCAAAATTATTAAAAGATAAAAATATATCACCTTGTGTCATTAATGCTAGGTTTGTAAGACCTCTTGATAAAGACTTAATACTACCTTTAGCAAATAAAATTAAAAAAGTTGTAACTATGGAAGAGGGTACTTTGATTGGAGGATTTGGCTCTGCAATCGTTGAATTATTAAATGATAATGATATTAACATTCCTGTTTTTAGAATTGGAATACCAGATGTATTAGTTGACCATGCTTCACCTGATCAAAGCAAAACACAATTAGGTCTTATGCCCAATCAGATGTCTGAGAATATTATTAATAGATTCAATTTAATAAAAAATTTCTAA
- a CDS encoding YggT family protein, which produces MLSEIFAVLGQTLSIYSFILIIRILLTWFPGIDWSNGILSALTSITDPYLNIFRGIIPPIGGFDISSLLAFLLLNVIQNLITNLQYASLGYG; this is translated from the coding sequence ATGTTATCTGAGATTTTTGCTGTATTAGGTCAAACTTTATCAATTTATTCATTTATTTTGATTATTAGAATTTTATTGACATGGTTTCCCGGAATTGATTGGAGCAATGGAATATTATCAGCATTAACATCCATAACAGATCCATACTTAAATATATTTAGAGGAATTATTCCACCTATAGGTGGATTTGATATTTCATCATTATTAGCTTTTCTCCTACTTAATGTTATTCAAAACCTAATTACAAACCTACAATATGCCAGTTTAGGTTATGGTTAA